One Nymphaea colorata isolate Beijing-Zhang1983 chromosome 12, ASM883128v2, whole genome shotgun sequence genomic window, CGGAGGACGTGTCGCTCGCGTCGAGTGAGTGATTTGACGCCGTCTACAACAACCCATAGACTAATAAGGACGTGGCAGGGAAGGAAAGGGCCGCCCCAACCCCATCTAACCAGCCATCGCGAACGAGGACGGTTTCCCGTCCAGGTTCATCCTCCCCCGCGATTTATTAAGAAGAGCGAGGGAAAGAGGGGCGGGAGATCGCCATTTTCTCTACCCTCCCGCCAGATTAAGATGCAGGGAGTCGCAGGCGCAAAACTCCCGTCTCCGAGGAAGTACGTTGCCGGGCCGGCGAGCCCGACGGACGTAGGTGGACGGAGGGACCTCTTCCATGTGATACACAAGGTTCCGGCCGGCGATACACCCTATGTGCGGGCCAAGCACGTCCAGGTTTGTCCATCTCTGCTGATTTCCTCTCCGATACCGAAGATTTCTGTCGATTCTTGTCCGGGTAGGCAATTTAAGTGCGGAATAGACTTTCGTTGCGGCTTCGAGGCGTTGTGATTTGTCCAGGAATGTGTTTGATTCTGTGGTATCTTGCTTCGGTGAGTCCTGCTGGGGGGAAGGTCGACTGGAGTTggtttttgggtttttcttcGTGAACGTTTTTCTCTCGGACTTTCTGCTTCTGATTTTTTCCTTTGGGTTGTGGgcttttgtttgaaattatcGACCTTTTGTGTGAGAAATGGTCTTCATGTTTTTGGAGATCCATTTGATGATTTCTTGCCCAAGGACTGATCCTTGATCTTATTTACGTTTATCCGGAGCCTTTAGAGTCTTTCGATAAGCTTATGCTCCTCCGATAAAGACCACGATATTTTGTTCTTCCTCCTCgttttttggtgatttcttgtGTTGTGTCTGGGCAAGTTCTAGCAAATGCCCTTTTAACGGTTCTGACTTCTGAGCCTGCAAACTCCTCAAATCCTtacttcttgtttattttttcgtTATACTTGTTTAATTTGACTTAGTTGTCTGTTTGATGCAAAAATATTCATTGAATTAATATGTAGATTTCTCCTCATTGATTTTCAGCAATAAGCTGTGATTCgctgctttcttttccatttctgcAACTACTTGCCTTGTAAAATGTCGGGTTGTTGTTTCGTGTTTTCCGAAGTTTCAACAGATCTTTTCGATGCCAGACAACCAGTCGGGTTCTTTTCCTGTAAAAGTGAGCCGTACATGAGCCTACTTTTACGTATCCGTTGTGATCTTCTAAATTGATTTGCatctaatgattgatttggagTCTTATTTGGGCACAATTGTTTCATTATTCATAGCGATCTATATCTTTTGCCCTCGCGTTTGTGGTTAATGTCAGATGGTTTTTCTTCCATAtggttgtttttgttcttttccctACCTTAAAGTGCTCAGGGTTCTTCTCTTCTAGGGATGATATTCTAGTTggtgtcaatttttttttttccgagtGCATATATAATAAAGtcaatttcataaaatttgttttatgtGTCTGAGGTAGAAGGTTATTTGTACATGGACACGGTAGATTAGATTTTGGAAATCATGAACCTTTACGTCTAAAATGGTGCGtggaaaatatagaaaaaaaccCACACTGGTCTTTCCGGCATCTGAAGCCATACTTTAaacaaataacatcaaaaccAGGTCCTATGAATTTGTCCCTAAGATTAGGGTGGAGGAGGCGGATGTGAGGGAATTTTGTTTGGACAGATAACCAACAAATGCAAAATCTATTCTATCAGATGCCCTGCTGCTCCTGCACAGAATGGATGCACCATTTTTCTTAAGATAGATTTGTGACGtgactttgcttttttttacGAAAAATCATTACATAAATATTCGGAAAGTAGGCGTCGGGTATGTGCAAATCAAAACTATTTGGTAATATGGTGCTGAATCTCTAGAAGTTCCAGTCTTCCTCAATTATTAGTATATTGCCGTTCTTTACCCAACTTTTTCTATatcatatttatgttttatgtttgacatttcttttcttattcgtGTATATGTCGTAGActtcttgcttttatttttttaaactataaCCCCGAGTTTTCATGGCGAAGTAATTACAACAAAAGGTAGGTCCTGGTCATACAAACACATGGTGAGACGGCCTCCTTCTGCAAGGTTTGCTTTTCAAGTGAATGTGGGTCttaattttagaaatttgttcGCCTCCGCCATGCAGAAAAATTTGGGAGGGATGGCAGATCTAAAAGGAGTATGAGTCCAAATGTCTGATAAATTCCCACTTGCTGCCGGTCATATTTTCTCATGTACGGAACCTATTGGCCTAGATCCATTGTGTTGTTTGTTTTTGACTAAGGCACAACCTTTTTTCCCActgtttttgtaaaattttgcaACTTTAGAGTTGTGGGTGGCGTTTGAATTTCTAGCCCTTCCGCACCTTAACGTGGTCAGGCGCCGGTTGGCATGTGCCAACATGCACAGCTCCTACGAGAACTCAAATACCATGCGTTTCGCCATCTGTTTTGTTAACTTTCGGCGTGATCCGTGCGAAACTGAGGAGCGCGTAGTAAGAAAACCGTGGGAGGAGGATTGCGACGGAAAAATGATTAAGCGAATACGTTTAAACGCTTCATCTCCTCTGTTATGAGTTTTAAAAAGATCTCAATGCCGGCCCTGAAGAGTTCAGCAGActtattttcctctttttaaAATCTATGTTTAAATCCATCAGTTTCTTTGTTCGCAGTTCCGAGCCAAAATTCCTATTTTCAAAGATTCTTTTGCCTGTCTTTCTGTTAGACAGCTAAAAGATTGTTACTGTCTAATGAatctattataaaaataatttgtttaaatttatgaaacttTGTAACATTGTTTGTAACATAgtgttttattaatttatttatgaaACTTTGTAACTTTGTTTGTGACAGTGTGTTTTATTAATATCTAAGCGGATTCACTAGATAGTAACAAGCTGTTGAagagttgttttttcttttatttatttatttttcttttaactcagTGTGGCACCTGCCGCATGCCACATCTAGTTTCAAGAGTAGTGGACTTATGCACAGGCGATCATGTCATGTGCGCCTTGaccttatattttttttgtgtattttaaatttctcaagaaaatggCACGGATCGTGAGAGAGGTGAGGTCGTCGATGGGGCCCGCTCACTTCTGTCGATCTATCGGATATATTGGTGGTGGACGAGCTACCGCGTAGCTGGAACGGGGCCACCTTTCCACAGTTATTTGTTGTAAAGCTCCTTTTGTTTTATGGAAGTCTCTTCAACTCTATGCAGTATAGGTTGCGTGTTCTAAGACGGATATACGAGCTCCTCAACTCAAACATTTCTCTCGTGTTCTAGGCTCCCTTCTCAACTGCCTCTTTATCGTTCCTGAAATGTTACGGCCCGCCACAAACCAATCGTCCATCGTGAGATGGAAATTCTGTAGTATCGTCTAGCGACCTTTCTTCATTGTGTATTCTTTGCTTTGCAATAGATTTGTCTTCTTCGTCTTCTAAATCCCGCCTACATTTTTACCATCTACAGCTAGTTGAGAAAGACCCCGAAGCTGCCATCGTTCTGTTCTGGAAGGCCATCAATGCGGGGGACCGCATCGACAGTGCTCTCAAGGACATGGCTGTCGTGATGAAGCAGCAGGACAGAGCAGAGGAAGCCATCGAAGCAATTAAGTCATTCCGTCATCTGTGCTCGAAGCAAGCTCAGGAATCCCTTGACAACGTCCTCATTGACCTCTACAAGGTAAAGGAAGATGCAATTCTTTCTCGAATGGCAACTTATCATTAGACGGAGTTACGAGCGACTTTCTTTATCTGACTTTAACATCCAACTGGTACAGAAATGTGGAAGAGTAGAGGAGCAGATAGAGCTACTGAAGCAGAAGCTTCGAATGATATACCAAGGAGAGGCCTTCAACGGGAAGCCCACTAAAACTGCCCGCTCCCATGGCAAAAAGTTCCAGGTCTCTATCAGACAGGAAACTTCAAGAGTACTGGTAATTTTCTGACGCCTTCTTTTCCATCTTGTTCTCTACAGTGGAGATGATATTGAGCTGTGAACTGCTGTTTTTACAGGGTAATTTGGGATGGGCGTACATGCAACAAATGAACTATGTTGCTGCGGAGGTTGTATACAGAAAGGCCCAGGCGATCGATCCGGACGGTAACAAAGCCTGCAACTTGAGCCTCTGCCTCATGCGGCAGGGAAGGTACGCCGAAGCTCGGATGATCCTGGAAGATGTTAAGAAGGGGAGATACGGCGGTTCAGATGAAGGCAAGTCGGTCGTTCGGGCCGAAGAGTTGCTAAAGGAGATGGGAACATCAAGGGGGGAGACCGATAACGGAGCCCGCGATCACCAGGATGGGTTTGATCATCTAGAAGAGGTCATTCTTAGCGGGTTAGACATGCTAACGAGCGACTGGGCTCCAGCGAGGTCGAGGCGATTGCCCATCTTTGAAGCCATCACGCCCTACAGAGATCAAGTTGCGTGTTGATTACGGGAAGGTTATTGCGCGACAGTGTACATAGTAGGGTTGTGTTggggaaggaaagaaaggaaggacaCCATGGTTTTGGTCCTTTGTTGTGATTGTAGTCGCCGTGGGCGGGGAGAGTCTTGGCAGTGCAGGAAAAGCACTGGTCTTTAATAGAAAGAAATTTGTCTGGTTACTTCTCCATTGATGATTGAGCCCCCGACGCGAATGCTTCAcgcagaagaaaaaaagaaagggcacGCGGAGCAAGTGCGAACCCTTCGAAACGCATGTTGTCCCGACCCGACTGCGCGTGTCCACTACGGCGCCATTGTCTGGAGTAAGACCGAAGGAAGGCGGCGGGGCCGGCCGAGACGGATGCCTGAGGATTTGGTACAGGCTCATGTGGATTATAAGCCATCTTTCGACACAAAGGACGGCCCCCCGACTTTTGCTTTAAGGGCAGGAGATCAAAATTAGTAAATTACGCTGCAAAAAGCGGGTGGGTGTCTCGTGGGCGGCATCCTCTTTCGATGAGTATTTGGGCCTTAGATTCTTCGAATGAGATCCATGGGGGCAGCCCATAGGTTGCCGGATTATTGACAATGTACACGGCTTAGATCTGCTAACTGGGCTCGAAGTTCAATTTTCGTTTCACTCTTgggtttttcaaaatatatctttgAGATCCGTGGGTAGCCCATAGGTTGCTGGATTATGACCAATGTGCAACGTAGTTCTGTAAAGTTGCTCAACCAAACATATAAAAGCCGCATTGTGTATTGTTCAGATTTTGCAGCTTTGCGGTTCTATAAAATTGAAATGCGTGTTAAGGTTTCCTGATTATTTATTTCTTAGAAACTATAGACCTCCAAATTATTCTTAAATTCGAAAAGTAAATGAAGGGCTATAGGCAGGCTGAATAATTTTGCGTCGTTTGTGAAATTCTGTCACAAGACTTTAAGCACAGTACATTATGATTAATCAGCCTTCTGCCTCCCAGCATAGCTCTGTTTTCATTGTTTGCGATGATCTCAAAAATTCCATCAACTCTCTCCGTAGATTGCAACCAGCCATTAGCATGTGCAATTCAGCCTAGTCGTCCCTAGAGCAAGCTTCACTAAAAATGGGCTCACAAGAGTCCATATATCTCAATTTCCACATGCCCATCACCTGCCCTTCGTATAGGTGACTACCATTTTTAAGCTTGAGAGACTGCCCTCACACAAGATTCTAATTAGCAACCAAATCAACATGGCCTTACGTTCCTCGTCCTCTAGCCTCCtttgccaaacagcagagaaaaaTTGTTCAGTCGTAAATGTGCCCATCTTTTCATGCGCCACTTCATTTCTACACCACCACAACTTCCACACCATGATTGGGAAATGCAACATCCAACATTCCCTAAGTCATTTAGCCTTGAAGAGTACCTTGCTCCAAAGCTGCATTTCTTTATCTATACTTTGCCATGGCAGCCACTCTGCCAAACTTAGAAATCGTCTTTCTCCACAACCTTTGCACTACGAAACACCCGAGCAGGACATGCATATTTCATTTCAACGTACTCCTCCCCACTCATTgatttcacaaaaaattttctcatcaCCTAGCTTTCTATCTTTTCCCAGCTTTTTCCTAAGCTTTTCCAAGCCCAAGAGCCCTTCCATGGTTTTTGCACTGTCCACAAACTCCTAGATTTAAGATATCTTTCCTTGCACCACTAGGCAAAGTGGGAGTTGTTATTAAAAGAAGAGCAAAGCCTGCTAACAAGTAGTGAATAATTTAAGGCTTCGGGAGGGTGTATACCAATCCCTCCTTCAACTTTGGGCTTGCACAGGGAACTCTAAGCTATTTGTTGGTTGTCCTCTGTATCAACTGAAAGGAATCCGACCATGCATCTCTCAAGTTTCTTCACTACACCACGTGGGAGAGAGAAGGATTGCATCCAGAAATTAGCCATGGAGATCTAAGGCAGGCATACTCTACATGAGATAGAAGTTGAGATGTCCAAGGAGTCATCTTCTTCTCAAACTTAGAAATCAGCCCTGCACAATGCTCTACATTTAAGTTCCCAGTAAGAAGATGAACATCTAGATATTCCAAAGGCAGCTTAACCACCTGCCAACCAGCATTTCCTCTAGAGTGGCGTCTACATAAAAGgtaaagaaagaagatttaAAGTTGTTTATCATGAAGCCCAGTCTCTCCTTTGACTGATTAAGGAAGCCCTTGATGCTAGTAAGCTCTTGATTCAAGTTAAATGAAGTATGCTAAGaccatccaagttttcaaacagCGATATTGGCAGTGGAACAAATGGGATAGCTCCCTCCTCTCCcataccacttttttttttttttttttttttgtcaagtaGTCAATATCAATATACACACTGTAGGAGCGCAATTTCAACATAGTTTTCAATGTTTATCCAGTCTTGTGTGTTTCACTTTTTTAGTGGGACCCGTATCCTAAGAGTGTCCACATAATGCGAACCTGGTTACATCATGCATCAACTTTCATGCGTCAGACGACTAAAATGTCTTTAGTTcatactcaaaaaaaaaaaaaaaaaaaaaaaaacttttttgtaaagacaaatataaaaataaaaaaaaagtaacatcaCTATcgaagacatttctttttaataaattaccaaaatgcctTTCCTTCCTATATTGTGTGTGCGGCACACGAAACTCTCTCCGCATAATGGCATAGGTTAACCATGTACCCAgctgatttaagaaaaaaaaaatgtaacggtttcatgaatataacttaaagattaaggaagattcatgaaacatcaaCCAgctgatttaagaaaaaaaatatgtaacgaTTTCATGAATATAACCTAAAGATTAAggaagattcatgaaacatcaggaaaaaaaatatgtaacggTTTCATTAATATAACCTAAAGATTAAggaagattcatgaaacatcaatagaaagattcatgaaacatcaaTGGACCTAAAAAGATTTAGGAACATTTTTCAAACAAGCCCTAAAGGCAAAAAGTGTTGTCCGTTATGGCTTTGTATTGTTTACATTTGAGAATTAGtaaattgattaaaaataattaaagagcGAGCGTTTTGGTGGCATGCTAAAGTGAACCAGTTTGTAAAATGAAGCGGACAATGCAGTCGGGTGAATGTTTGCGGATAAAATTAATTTGAACATTTAAAGCAAGTGAGAACTGACGACGTTTTAATGAGCCCGTAACAGTCCATGTaaagtgtttgataagaaaaatgttGTGTTCTTAAGCCACACGTTCCTAGATCACATGTTTTCACAACCTTATATATTCATATAAGAAAACATGGTGTAAATATGTCCAAAGTTTGACTGTGAATTCTAATAATaacaattatatttttcaaaattacaacATAGCGTTTTTAGCTTATCTGTTTTAAAAACATGTGTTCCACGAACATAATATTCTTGTCAAACAGTCTTGTATTATACAATCGGCTTACTgtgaaattcaaattctatgttgatttgaaaaaagaaaagacttgATTTTGTCTCTTAATTGATTTAGGtcaagttaatttttttcatataaataaaaatgaggttACTCACCCTTAGATTAATTTTTAACATATGAACAAAAAGTAGAGTATTCATCCTAGCTTAGCACTGTCCAATTTGCCTCATTTTTAACAAGCTAGACAAAACATTCATTcattccttccttccttccttataataaaaaatttaatgtaattttgaaaatttatcatttcttctatataaaaatttgaaaaattatatttcggcccCCATTTAAAAAGTTCGTAACCTGATACTCCATAAATTCTTTTGATCTGACTTAGCAGATATAATTGGAGCTCTAATATCTAGTGGACACCATAGTTTAATAATTGCATAAAAGACCTATAAGCGAAGGTGCAGCCAAACATGATAACGAACGATCTTTTCATATTCACGTCAGTATTAGCCAACTTGGTCCGCCATTAATCTTGCAGGCCCGGCACGAAGAGTGCAACGACAAGCAAGTTGATCAAAATATTCCACATGTTAGCTAGGGCTCTCCTTCCGGAAGAAGAACAATTATTCGATTGTATTATGCACGTAACTCTTCCATGAATCCCACTACTTTTAGTTTTTGGAGTCTCGGGCAAGTTTGCTTACATCTGCAACCGAAGGACCATTGACAAAGACGGACTTTGGcttatttgatttctttcaaaTGTAAGAGGCTGTTTGCTTACCTCTGATATAGTTTATCTTACTTCTTGTTCAGGATCTAAACTTAATGGAATTAAGATCAAACTCTCTACCCGCTCTGCTACTTACATGGGCTTTTTTGTTGGAGCATGAAATGGAGATCTCGAGCCTAGATCTTAAGTCAGATGACCTTAGGTTTTAGTTGAACTAGACAGAGAGTTTAGTTAGTGTAGAATCTTTTACCATAGCAGCAAACGCAAGCAATGTTgcattcagtttggccctactcaAATTTGAGGTTGGATTATTTGGTCCGTCCCTAAACGAAATCATGGCTCTGCCCCTGGTTGCATTGATATGAATTTATGATGCAAGTTTagtatatacatttttttattagttctAATCCGTCCATTGATACGAACTCCAAACTCGTACAAGCTACATGAGGCTTTGTCATTTAAAAGCTCATACTGTATGAGTCTATTCTAGATCGATAAACCACTTTTTATTCCGAAAGCAATTACTGTATTCatctattctttattttttagttaGAAACGTATATGAAATCTGACTGTGATTTCAAGATGAAGTACGCTTTTACACGATGTCATGATACATAAACCTTACATATTAGCTTAAGCTCCAGTCAACTTAAGCTTGGCTGTATTCGATCGCGCAACTAATTCAGCAGATTGAGACTTTTCAGTGAGTGGGGAAGGTTTTATCCCACCTAATCTTTTGTCTTTCTATGGTACAAGACTTGTTTTCGATGTCTTGGGATGCTGACCCTACTGTGCTTCAACTTATGCATTGTTTGCATCTTTTTTTACAGCACAAAAAGTTGATGCTCCAAATACTTGAAAATGGAGCAAGCCTTGCCAGGATGGAGCGTCATTTTCCTGGCTAAATGGTTAGATAACATATCAATATCATCACTAAATGATGCATTATTAGGAGATCAAGGGatcgaatttgaattggatgcgTTCTTTATTATATCTCCTCATTTGGACTTTTGAATATTCGGGTTCAAATTTGCATCTGAATACGCATGAAGAAAATTCTACATCATGTCTGAAATGCACATAGAATCCAATCCGAAACCcatatttgaattcacatcCGAATCCATCCTTTAAATCGAATCTGAACGGCACtgcaatatatatttttctgaatGTATAGACATTGTgcatatgatatttgtttacaAGTAAATCCCACCCAaatatgaatctaaatttgatttatttaaatctgaattagATGTATCGGATGCCATttctcaaatccaaatccaatccgaCTTCTTAATCAAATGTTAGATTTTTTCATCAAAGATTTCTGAAGCAGTTTGGTCGAATATCGGGTCCAAATCCGGGTCAACGACATCCCTATCTATTGCtccatgggaaaaaaaaattgtccattGAACTGTATTTGAGGATAGGAACTCATATGACATTTATGAAAGGAATTGCACATCAGGTCATCCGGTGATAATATTTGCCTGAACCAAGCAGGACCACAAGTTGTTGGTCCTTTTAGATCAGCACAGTCATCATTTATTATCACGGAGttacatataggctggtgtgggcgggcagttgcccacagtaacaaaaattttctttatttttatataaatgtcttataattatttacttatttatatatattatgccccatcaaaaatgaaaatttttacaacagTGCTCATTaaccaaaaacttttggctCCACCGCTGCATCACGGCCTTCAGATGAAGTTGCATTTGCCCACAGTAACAAAATTTAGTATCGTACTGAAGATTGTGAGATAAtatcgtattgaagattgtgagaaataCTTAAAGGGTTAGATTAAGTGGTAGATTGTCCAGGTTTCTAGCTTTCTAACCCCGTTAAAACTAAACCTCGAGGTGGGTTTGGATCATCCAAACCAAGAGCTTGAGTCTACTTATTAGATAGTTTCCAAAAATGCTAGTGGCTAAGTGCTTACATTAGAAATTTTGGTTAGTACATTTTCCCCATAAACTAGCATTTGCCCCCTGGTGTTCTTTTGCAGGGAAATGATCATTTTCTAATGCTCCTCCTCTTATCATTTTATGAAAGCGAAAATTTTGCGTAGGAACTTTCACCTTTAACCTTCGgcaaaacagcaaaaaaacGCACCCGAgtttgagaaaaggaaaatttcatTCACTCGTGGGACTCGGAAATATATCATATCAAGCACCggtcaaatgaaattttttgacacttTAGCATCTTTTTAGTTAAGTTTGCTAATaactaagctttttttttttttttttttttttacagtttcaCTAGAAGTAAATTTTACaccttttatttgtttattatatataattacatttcactattttgcttttaattttgtGAATATGTCTGCCAATGAACCCCAATAACGCAGAGAGATGCCCAATGCATATGAATATAACTTGATCTTTATGTGTTCGAATTTCCCATCCTTTAGTTAACTGTTAAATCCTAGAATCATTTCCAGCATCTACATTacattaaggaaaaaaaaaaaatcatcacctTGCGACTCTCCTCCCACCATCCCCATCATGCAAGTGCCAGGGATTTTCATGTCACGAAGGGAAGACGAGCGGACGCGCGATGAGTCTAAcggtcaaaaataaaaaaaccagaaacatatttccacctTTTTTAGTGAAAACATGTTTtcgaaaataaatttttgaaatcatgtttaacggtcataaaaaaatttcttcgtTTGTTACgctggaaaaaaaataaaaatttgaatcttttttttttcacttgaatATTAGATTTTCAGCCTATCAAAGGGGCCCATAAGAAAAAGGTACTTTGCCTTATGACCTCTTCAACTCTCACTCACCATAGATATAAAAGTGACAAATTATACGAGCAaagtaataaataaataaaagttccCAATGCAATCACAATGTATATTCTCTCTAATCTTATTTCAATTTATGAGCATTGTTTCTAACGCGAAATTTCTTACCTGTTGAATTGataccaaaaaatatttaaaggaaATTCCACGACACAAACGGTGGTggattatgttttatgttttgtgaAGTTAGAGGATGAGGTGGGGGATTGTAAGAGGCTTAGTGTAACTAAAAGTTTTACTGACAGTTTGATTTTAGTGGCGCTATATGTCAGTAAGCACCAGTGTTAACGTAGGTGTTGGCGAGAGACTGACCCAAGTGGGGCCTTTTGCCTTCTTCCCCtctcaaaaaaaattacagaaaaattCAGTTgtcttaaataaaaattttaaaaaataatattttggctcctgtcaaaatttaaaaactttaattcaacccctttataaataattttgacTCCACCACATTCCTAAAATACcaaagtgaaaataaaaagactTGGGCTGTCGCTTAGGTCATTTAAAAATGAGGACTAGCGAGAAAAAATAGATTTTGAACCAAATCATCTAGGATGCTGCTCTTAATTGGATCAGCAAAGCATACCAGTATAtttatttttaccattttttttccatgccaATGAATGCTGGATAGAAATCCAACAAATTATAATCCAAACTCAACAAACACGCTTCTATTTTGAATGGGAATGCCAATCCTCATTCTATTGGTTCCAGAATTTAAATCCATAAGATTTTCATCCCAGATTTCAATCCTAAAACTCTACCTAAGGAAGAATGCATGGTGTTAATATGTAACTTTTTATACTTATTAAATGCTCGTAGTTTAGAAAAAAAGTGTAT contains:
- the LOC116265551 gene encoding protein SULFUR DEFICIENCY-INDUCED 1-like, whose amino-acid sequence is MQGVAGAKLPSPRKYVAGPASPTDVGGRRDLFHVIHKVPAGDTPYVRAKHVQLVEKDPEAAIVLFWKAINAGDRIDSALKDMAVVMKQQDRAEEAIEAIKSFRHLCSKQAQESLDNVLIDLYKKCGRVEEQIELLKQKLRMIYQGEAFNGKPTKTARSHGKKFQVSIRQETSRVLGNLGWAYMQQMNYVAAEVVYRKAQAIDPDGNKACNLSLCLMRQGRYAEARMILEDVKKGRYGGSDEGKSVVRAEELLKEMGTSRGETDNGARDHQDGFDHLEEVILSGLDMLTSDWAPARSRRLPIFEAITPYRDQVAC